The genomic region CTGATTTTCCCATGCTATGAGTGTATGTACCCTTCAATTTCAAAGTGATGATATATATAGGATCAAAATACACCTGTCTGAGGATGTGTTCCTAGTGGTGTTAGTCTCGTGCCATTATCAGAACAACTGTTGCCCATCAGCTTGCATGTTCAAGAATCACTGCATTGTTGCACATATATGCTCTGAAAGCAGTGGATACATCTTTGGAGAAGGCTACAGCATCAGGAAAGTGACACTTTCTTTCTTCAATGTGATTTCAAGGCAAGGTACTAAATTACACACTCGCACTCTCCACTCTCGCTGCAATGGTGAAGAATTTTTTTTTCCATGTTTGAAGAGTAGGCGGGTAGTCTGGGACTCTGCTGGGCTTTCATTGAACAATCGATAGTCAGAATGCAGAAGACCCATCTAGTTCGGCAAGTTCTTATAGTATAACTTGCCAAAAACATAGGGTGTTGAggcatcaagggggagatgccattgTCGCGAGCCTTGTTTGGACAATTTGGTTTCAGCAATTTTGCAAGGGATATGTGAGTGTTAGCTTGGTGGTATATGTGACTGTGGAAGTTGACACATCTGGTTTGCTTAGGGTTAGTTTGGGAACACCACTTTTTTAAGGGATTCATATTTtctaagggaaaatgaactaatttcttttgggaaaatgaaaatccaTTGGAAAAAATGGGGTTCCCAAACATACCCTTAATGGTGTAGGCCTCCTAGCAATTGTTTGTTCATCAGTTATTATTCAGTAGTACTAGTACTACTATTGTCATTCAAGGAAAAAAATAGAGGTTGGGCAGTGATTTATAAGATCATTTGCATGACTAATGTTAAAAAAAGTGCAACGTTATAATAACTGAGAGGGCAATCATGTCAGTTGCACTCAGGTCCTTTTGAGCTAATTTGAGGCCGAGGGTTGGCACTGGGATATCATTGTTTGCACTTTGCAGTTGTTATGGCCGCTAGATCGATGAGGGACTGGAGAagggtatcgatgggcaggaacgtcggccgggggcctctgcccacggccgagcaagatgagggtttctcccttctaaatcttgcctactttatttctcatccattgattacataaataggccagctggccgcccctatctagctagggatccttatctccttaaaactctcctaaaaactctcaacaaactaactgataaccttcctagataatctcaactaatctcctaaataatctcaactaattttctaatcttatctctaactatccttatctaatctcccttggagggcccatggttgttgctaccgcagcccctccatgggcctccttaggccctgacactacacccctcctggacaagcagctcgtcctcgagctgcagcATGACGGGTGCTCAAAGATCGTGTCTACTTGACCCAAAACCAGACACCTAGAAGACAaaccttttacatctcggcttatctTATTATTCCGAATCTGTTTTTTTTACGCCATAAGATAAGGCGGACACCCTCCGCGCATTGGACTTGCACGTGTGCAGCCAcctggatcccatggacgccatctAGACGAAAGGGGAGCACATGGACGGGCACCTGGAATAGGTCGCAACAATAACCAGCGGAGGCGCCCTCGTGGCGGCCGATAGCGGAATGTGGTGGCGTTAAATAGTGCGCCCTTGCCGATGACGAGGGGAGTGCCTTCCTTACCGCCGCTGCCGTAGAGTTGAAGTTCGTCGCCCGCGGGACACATACCATGCTCGCACTTGGAGATAGCGGCCCGGAGCCGTTGCTGACGGCCGTCCGATAGGGTGAGGTCACACCCCTGTGTGCCGAGGTCAACCGTCACCAAGGCTGCCTCGAGCATCTGTCGGCGCATCTCCCGCACTCTCCGTCGTGCAAGGAAGCCACGAGCAGCAGCTTGTATGCCCACAGCCGCCGACGTCTGGAGCTGTGCGGACAACACTAGCTGGTGCTGCTCATGTTGCACTGCTACCTTGATTTGCAGCAGCCCTTGCTCAACCTTCTGGAGCGTGGCTTGCATCTTTGTTAGATCAGCCCTTATGTTGGTCCACAAGTCTCCCATCGATGAAGCTGATGATTGCTGAGCCGTGGCTGCCCCTAGTGGCGTCACCCATGGGGACGGAGATgccgtcaacgaagatgatgtGACGAAATTTGGCGTTGTCCCTGGAGATGGGCACGCCGGCGTCCAGGATGTGGTGACAAAATTGGCAGGCGATGCtacccatggagatggggacacCGGTTGCCAGGATGGTGTGACGAAGGTGGCATACGGCAcagcccatggagatggggacgttGGTTGCCAGGACGGCGTGACGAAGGTGACATACGACGCggtccatggagatggggacgccggTTGCCAGGATGACGCCGCGAAATTGGCAGCAGAAGCCATGGGATCAGATCGAAACCCAAGCTAGCCGATACCAGATGTTATGGCCGCTAGATCGATGAGGGACTGGAGAagggtatcgatgggcaggaacgtcggccgggggcctctgcccacggccgagcaagatgagggtttctcccttctaatttttgcctactttatttctcatccattgattacataaataagcCAGCTGgccgcccctatctagctagggatccttatctccttaaaactctcctaaaaactctcaacaaactaactgataaccttcctagataatctcaactaatctcctaaataatctcaactaattttctaatcttatctctaactatccttatctaatctcTCTTGGAGGGTCCATGGTTGTTGCTACCGCAGCCCCTCgatgggcctccttaggccctgacagcAGTACTTAGTGAGTTTCTTGCTGTCATTGACTCTTGCCTTCCCAGGTTGACGACCCAAGTAGACCCTCCTAACTGAAATAGAAACTGTGAGCCTTTACTATTGTTTGGATTGGAATAAATTGGAGAAGGATTTTGGCATCTTTGAATGTTAGAGAGTTTTGACTTGATTTAGTACTTCCTGAGTTTTGTTTAGGTCCAGTATTATAAATATCATAATAATCTCTTAAACATGAAGAGGTTCTCGTACTTTTGCTACATAGACACTTCTGCCGTCAATTTGCTACCTCTAATGTTCAAGTTTTTTTCTTGTTGCTACAACAGACTCATGTGCTGCCACAAGTGAGGATGTCAGCGCATGACACTACATCTGTAGGCAGATCTGGTCAAGTTGTACATTGACGCTGTTGGTCACATCAAATCCCGCGCAAGGGATTGTTTGGATCAGCATTCTTCTCCCCTGTGAGGCCATGTTCGGttataccccaatccatatggattgagtgggattgaggGGGATTCAATCCCTACTAAGtcaaaatcccctccaatccatatcaatccccttcaatccatatgaattgaaaataaccgaacaagccctgaagGGTGGGGTGCCATCAACCCAGTATCTTACATGATTCCTATGATTAGTAGCTGAAGAAATGTGAAGTACTAAGCATATGTGCAGATTCGATGGCACTTGCATCGATCGGCGCTATAGATTACCACATGATCCAAATGCGATAATAGTCCCACCAAAGATTCAAACGGGGgtttttaatatatatatatatatatatatatatatatataataccaAAAAAACTGCCTTCCGGTGGCTAATTCGAATCCATATAACGAAGTAACTGAAGGGAGAGAAGTTTCAGATAAATAAACCTTTATTTCAAGGCGAGGTATCATTTTATTATATGTTGGTAATAAGTCGTGTCAGAGTggggaagaaaaaaaaagagtcgATAGCTGGCAGGAATGTTAGTTGAGTTTTCGTTTTCTTTAATAAAGAAGACGAAATATCCGTTGAGCTGAAACTGGCAGAGCAGCCTGCCCTGCCTGAAACCACAAGCGGCCTGGAAAACCAGGAGCCGAGCCAGCAGGAACGAAGAAGACAAAACAGAAGGCGGGGGCCTCCGGTTTGGTTCCCCTCCCTCCCCGTTCCCAGGCTTCCAGTGGGCAGGGCAGCCACTGGTTCCACTCGTCCGTTCAGCTATAAGTTAGTCGAGACACGGCCTTGCACTCAGACTCATCATCAGTTCAATTCAATCCAATCCAATCCAATCCCACCCCGCCCCTTCCAAGAACTCTAGTATCAACCAACCGTCCAACAAAAGCAGGAGTCGCATCCGACCCCCCGCATCAGAGACAGGCAGGGAGGGAACCGAGATCCGTCCGTCCGTGTCGATGGAGTCAACGGTGGAGCGGATAAGCTCGTCGGTGCAGTCCTGGGTGAAGGACCACGAGCTCGCAGCCATCGGTGAGTCAGTCTCAGCCAGCGAGCGACCTTGTTGCAGATATCCACAACTGCTGCTTAGTGTTCCGTTTCCGTCGATGATCTTCTGCTGAAACTGAAACTGAAACCGCTAGCTGTCTGCCTGTCTATGTGCGCGCGCGCGCCCAGGAGGCGTGTGGGCTGCGGCGGTGGGCACTTCGGTGGCGTACAGCCGGAGGAAGGCGCCGCAGCGGGGCACGGGCCTGCGCCTCATCCACGCCAGGATGCACGCGCAGGCGCTCACGCTCGCCGTCCTCGGCGGCGCCGCCCTCTTCCACTACTACGGCGACGGCGGGCGCAGGAAGAGGGCCGACGACATCGACCTCGACTTCTACTCGCAGCTGCCGCCGGCCACCGACGCCGACGGCAACGAGAACCAGCGGTGGAGCTGGTAGGAGGAGAAGGAAGAACTGTAGCAGACTAGCAGTGGGTGCTTGCAGCAATAATAATTGAGGTGGGGCCCTATGACGTGGCGGGCGGGAGGGATTAGTCTGTGCTAATCCTAATCCATCCAGCTCAGACAAGACGACGGGCGGCCCGTTTACTTAACATTATCGGTCCATGCTGTCATGGCCGGCACCACATCCACATCTACTAGTCATCTAGGAGCAGCCGCccatagctgctgctgctgctgcttctcTCCTGTGTCACAGTACTACTACCACCACCATTTGTTTATCTGATGAATGAACGGTGACGATGATGACGATATTGTTTATATCACGGTTTCATTTTTTTTTTGCACTCTTCGTTTTTCTGTACCCATAATCGGCCGTCTGTTTCTGCTACACGTGGCAATCACAGCTAGCGAAACGTGTGTGCCGTGGAGCCACGTGTAGGTGACGTGACATGCTTTGTATGTATACCACATATGACATCTCTGTATTTCTCTTCAACCTCGAGCTCGGACCAGCTGACAGCCCATCACCTGCAGAGACTCGCGAGCCCAGACTTTACACAGTTCTATACAGGCCCAAGCCTACCGGTACAACAGGTTGCCAGATGACACTGGGCCTGGCCTGGCCCATAAGACCTGTATGCAGTCCGTTTAAGAAAACCGCCTTGCATACTTTTTCCTAGACTCGATGGATAGGACAGGGACAGTAGGCTACATTCGTCCGTATTCGAATTGGCATGAGATATGGTACGTATCTGAGTCTATGTACTTAGTATCCTATCTTTATCCATATTTgtcggtaccataattaggggtaccctcaagatttCTAATTCTCaggtggtaacccccatcagcacaaagctgcaaatgcctgatgggtgcgattaagtcagagatcggtccattcgagggactcgatcacgcctcgcccgagcctagcctcgggcaagggcagccgaccccggaggatctccgcctcgcccgaagtccccctccagcgacgaacatacttccggctcgcccgaggccctgtcttcgccaagaagcaaccctgaccaaatcgccgcgccaaccgaccaaatcgcaggagcatttaatgcaaaggtggtctgacacctttatcctgacacgcgcccttcagtcgacagagccgaagtgaccgcagtcacttcgccgctccactgaccggcctgacagaaggacagcgccgtctgcgccgtaccgactgcagtgccacttgacagagtgaggctgacaggcagtcaggcccgtcctcaggcaccataggaagctccacttcgcccgacccagggctcggactcggactaagccccggaagacggcgaactccgctccgcccgacctagggctcggactcgggctaagccccagaagacggcgaactccgctccgcccgacccagggctcggacttgggctaagccccggaagacggcgaactccgctccgcccgacccagggctcggactcgggctaagccccggaagacggtgaactccgttccgcccgacccagggctcggacttgggctaagccccggaagacggcgaactccgctccgcccgacccagggctcggacttgggctcagcctcggaagacggcaaactccgctccgcccgacccagggcttggacttgggctcagccccggaagacggcgaactccgctccgcccgacccagggcttggacttgggctcagccccggaagacgacgaacaccgctccgcccgatcccagggctcggactcagccctggcctcagctgacggtctccgcctcgcccgacccaggggctcggactcgacctcggccacggaagacagactcgacctcgacctcggaggagcctccacatcgcccaacctagggcgcagaccagccacgtcaacaggaggcgccatcatcaccctacccccagCTGACttaggccacggggaacaagaccggcgtcccatctggctcgctccgccagataggcaatgatggcgccccacacactctgtgacgacggcggctctcagcccccttacggaagcaagaggacgtcagcaaggactcgatagctccgacagctgtccttcctccaggctccagcgctcctccgacggccacgaaaccacacgaaccgggcgccaaaacctctctggccgccacgatggcgtgtacttagggcgctagctctcctccgctagacacgtagcactctgctacaccccccattgtacacctgcatcctctccttacgcctataaaaggaaggaccagggccctcttacagagggttggccgcgcggggacgaggacgagacaggcgctcgcgtaaggccgctcgctccctctcccgcgtggacgcttgtaaccccctactgcaagcgcacccgacctgggcgcgggacgaacacgaaggccgcgagatttccacctctctcacgcccgtctccggccacctttctccccccttcgcgctcggccttgcgccgacccatctgggctggggcacgcggcgacatttcactcgtcggcccagggaccccccggtcccgaaacgccgacagttggcgcgctaggtaggggcctgctgcgtgttgacgaacagcttcccgtcaagctccagatgggcagtctccagcaacctctccagcccgggacggtgctccgtttcgggagtcttgagttcatgtccctcgacggcagctacgacatgatactccttcccccgccgtgcgacagcagcaatggcggccgacagcccgcccgccggcggcgggatcgacgacgtcttccccgcgtggtggaagaacaacattcgaggtcaccccgtcctctcccccgccgacggaggaggaggcggggcaaccaaggccaagcaggaggcagcgcctcgtcggctgtcgagcgagtcgacagcgccggcaccccaacggggggtgcgccgggcatcgacctcgcgtttgagacgaagacgagcgtcgtctccccgcaacgcgccaattccaagaaaacggacgacgccagcacgctcgcgaaaggcttgctgagcgtcaccctcgtaccagagacgacggtgcagtcagtccctgacgtgacttcatcaccgcccgtcgaccaagaggtaccgaccgatcctcatctcacgccccttggattcagcctcgacccgccaagcgacttcgctttggcgggtgtccccatagaggcgagtccaaaccctctggggtttcgtatgcggtcaccttgggaccgactgacggacgtctcgacctacgggccctctgggtccgaggaagacgacgtgcccgacttctgttgggatttcgccggacttggcaaccccagtgccatgcgggacttcatgaccgcatgcgaccactgcctttctgactgttccgacgatagccgcagcctcggcgacgaggactgcggcccgagtcgcgaatgtttccacgttgatctagggggtccctccgaaggcaaccatcttggtatgccggagaacagtgatctccctaggcctgtgcctcgcgttgacatcctacgggagctagcagtggtccccgttcaggcggggggtcatgacccacagctcgagcaaatccgcggggtgccggccaggcttgacgagggagcaggagcacttgagccgatccgccgggacgtcgggcaggaatgggcgggccaacctccggccggggaaatgcgtcatctaccccagggcttccagcaccgcatcatcgACGATGCCACGATGAGGCCGccgcccgcttccagtggagtcggccagaacctggctgcagcggcaatgctcctccgcgcgatgccggagccatcaaccaccgagggacggcgaatccagggagagctcaagaatctcctggaggacgccgcggtccgacgggccgaaagctccgcctcccgaaggcaggggtacccctcggaacatcgcgtcgtgacttcccgattcatgcgggaagcctcggttcacaccgggcgcacgcgcgacacagcgcctgcggccccgggtcgcctcggcaacgagcaccatcaccgtgaccgtcgggcccacctcgacgagagggtgcgccgaggctaccaccccaggcgtggggggcgctacgacagcggggaggatcagagtccctcgcccgaaccacccgatccgcaggttttcagccgcgccatacgccgggcgccgttcccgacccggttccgaccccgactactatcacaaagtactcgggggagacgagaccggaactatggctcgcggactatcggctggcctaccaactgggtggaacggacgatgacaacctcatcatccgcaacctccccctgttcctctccgacaccgctcgcgtctggttggagcacctgcctccggggcagatctccaactggaacgacctggtccaggccttcgccggcaatttccagggcacgtacgtgcgccctggaaactcctgggacctccggagttgccggcagcagccgggagagtctcttcgggactacattcggcgattctcgaagcagcgcaccgagctgcccaacgtcaccgattcggatgtcatcggcgcgttcctcgccggcaccacctgccgcgacctggtgagcaagctgggtcgcaagacccccaccagggcgagcgagctgatggacatcgccaccaagttcacctctggccaggaggcggttgaggctatcttccgtaaggacaagcagccccagggccgcccaccggaagatgcccccgaggcgtcaactcagcgcggcgccaagaagaagtcgcaagcgaaacgcgacgccgccgacgcggaccttgtcgccgccgccgagtacaagaaccctcggaaaccccccggaggtgccaacctcttcgacaagatgctcaaggagccgtgcccctatcaccaggggcccgtcaagcatacccttgaggagtgcgtcatgcttcagcgccacttccacagggccgggccgcccgcggagggtggcaaggcccgcgacgacgacaagaaggaagatcaccaggcaggagagttccccgaggtccgcgactgcttcatgatctacggtgggcaagcggcgaacgcctcggctcggcaccgcaagcaagagcgtcgggaggtctgtttggtgaaggtggcggcgccagtctacctagactggtccgataagcccatcaccttcgaccaagccgaccaccccgaccacgtgccgagcccggggaaatacccgctcgttgtcgaccccgtcatcggcaacgtcaggctcaccaaggtcctcatggacggaggcagcagcctcaacatcatctacgccgagaccctcgggctcctgcgtgttgatctgtcctcggtccgggcaggcgctgcgcctttccacgggatcattcccgagaagcacgtccagcccctcggacaactcgaccttcccgtctgcttcggagcaccctccaacttctgaagggagaccctcacgttcgaggtggtcgggttccgaggaacctaccacgcggtactggggaggccatgctatgcgaagttcatggccgtccccaactacacctacctcaagctcaagatgccgggcccgaacggggtcatcaccgtcggccccacgtaccgacacgcgttcgaatgcgacgtcgagtgcgtcgagtacgccgaggccctcgccgaatccgaggccctcatcgccgacctggagagcctctctaaggaggcgccagacg from Zea mays cultivar B73 chromosome 6, Zm-B73-REFERENCE-NAM-5.0, whole genome shotgun sequence harbors:
- the LOC100273332 gene encoding uncharacterized protein LOC100273332 encodes the protein MESTVERISSSVQSWVKDHELAAIGGVWAAAVGTSVAYSRRKAPQRGTGLRLIHARMHAQALTLAVLGGAALFHYYGDGGRRKRADDIDLDFYSQLPPATDADGNENQRWSW